A window of Glycine soja cultivar W05 chromosome 2, ASM419377v2, whole genome shotgun sequence genomic DNA:
CtatgaaaaacttaaaataaagaatacaCATCGTCTACTAACAAGAAACTCCTACAATCGAACCTGTTTGTTGTGAGAAAAGGGTCAAACTTTTAAATCAAAGTCCTGTTAGCTATGTTTTGACATGTGGAAAACACATGGAAATTTCACTCCTTTCATAAATACAAGAAAGAAATGGTATAACTAAAACTTAAAttggactaaaaaaaaaagttagagacAGTTCAATAAGCTTGTGTTACCTTATCATCCTGcaacacaaaagaaaataacattcaagcatatataataatttattatccaAAGATACAACTTTAATGTACAACTCAACACTCCTAGTTCCTATACATAATAAAACTAACAATAGCTACCACCCTATCTAATTTTGGACTGCAATTACCTCACGGCTCACATACATATATACTCCAGTCCTTATGACATAACAACGGCTTCCTTCGTATAGATGTCACTTTGAAACAATGACTCACATTCACATAATCTACCATGGTCCAGTAAGTGTCCTTCTCAAGCATTGTATTTTACTTATCCTTGGTCTGCATGCAGGGTCCAAATCCTACCAAAATAAAGAATAAGAAAGTGTATTAGGCTTTCAACTACTGTGTAAATAAAGTGTATTCATAGCTTATAGAGAACACAAGATATTATTATaccttatttttcttcatttccaTGATTTCTTCCTGCATCAAACCAAATTTAGACAGAGAAAGTCAACACCTCAGTTAACAAATTACTGATAGTGATGAGGACATGGTGCACAATGACAAGTTGACAACATACCTGTTTTCTTTGTAATTCTCTGTTTAATTCCTTAAGTTTTGCAACTTCAGCTTCTAGTTCGAAAGTGTAGGCCTGCCATTCAAGAGAGACAAAATTTAATAGTTACAAGTGCAATAAATCATTTGATAAGAAAGGCAACAAAAAGGTCATCATATAACATGGGAAAAAAACTATCTAATGTATTttacttctctctttttatgAATTCTTCAGTTAATGGATACTACTTTTTGATATTATAATCTGGTTATGCCCAATTAGTAATGAAGAGTGATAATAAATGATCTTTATCAATTGTTCTGTTGACTTTTTATATGAATCCCACTAAAAACAGAGTGGACCAAAGCTTTTTAGCAGAATCTACAAGGTAAATTAGAAGTGTTAACTGCTAACACTGCTCTTGACAAGAAAGCATGATGACTAGTTAGAAACAACaaacattttgtttgttttttctgtAAAAATGTTAAGAATAAAATCACATTTTGTAAAAGTCAGAAACAAAACAgacaagttatttttatttcttcttcataATAAAGAACGTTAATAAGATACTActttttatatatcttttaattgttattattaggtGAATTTCATAAGTTACACTAAACAACAAAATaggcttttttttcttcaaaatgaaacatacataaatttcatcaaataataaaactatgaCATAAAGTACATGTTCTTAACTCTACGCAAAAACCCATTAAGGAAAATgtttgtttgaactttgaacacAAGTTGTCTCTCTAATTTTGGAATGTATTTTTAAGATACGAAAATAAGTAAAAGACAAAGAAAGTTGTTTACAATGTCACATGTGTTAATACTTTTTATGTTAATAAAACAGTGGAACTAACTGGTGCATTAAAATGACTAATTGTAAGATGGCTAACCTGCTTACGAGCCCTTGATCTCGCTGCTGATTCTCTATTTTTAATCATTCTCCTTTGTCTCCTCTCAACCACTTTCTCTATGGCACTGAATTTCCTTCCCCTGTTGATTACATAATGTGGTGATATTGGAGAGTTATCAACATTATTATTACTCCTTGTAATTACATCTGGTGATATTTTACTTGAGGGAGAAGCTGTGACATTAGCTGTGGCTAAACCAACCATTCCAACATTCATTGAATGCTCAGCAGCAACTCCAATCAACCCTCCCCTTCTGCCAGGGCTAGCATGTTGATGAGCATTGTTCAACAAATGCGTAGGAGCACCAGCAAAAGTTACATTTGCTGGCTTTGGAAAAAGTGGTGGTGGATgttgttggtgttggtgttggtgttgtgCTTGTCTTTGAGAGTGGTTTGAGTTTAATGATAAAGGAGGAGGTTGTTGTTTTGAAACTAAGTTAGTGTTCTCACCCAAATTCCCATTCCCATTACTTCTATTTGGTTGTTGAAACCCAAGAAGTAGGCTAGTGTTGTTATTGTTTGGTCTAGGAAAGTCACCAAACCATCCATTGTCGTTTGGTTTtccattttgttgttgttgaggaacATCTTCTCTCACAACACCAGCTCTCACCAAAAACTCCTCCAATGTCATTTCTCCCAATGTTGCTTGCATTTGAGGATTTGATGAGCCACCATTGCCACCACTTCCACCATCGTTGGCCTCACCACCACTTTCTTTGATCAAGTCCCTCCAAACCTCCTCAACTGTTTTCTGACTAAGAGTCCTTGGCAATGTCAAAGAGCCTTGTCTTTGCAAACCACTACAATTAATagggttgttgttgctgttgttgttatGGCCTTCTACTCCTCCTGCGGCGGCAACGGCTGAAAACACCATGGCTTGAGTCTCTTCAGCTGTCCATATGTTCTTCAAGAGTTCATCCATGTTCATGGACCCGAAATCCTTCCCAATCCCACCCATGGTGCTCTGAAACTCATCAAATGTCAATGAGTATATTGTTGAGGGCTGTCTCAGCAGAGTAGTGCTAGTAACA
This region includes:
- the LOC114388531 gene encoding bZIP transcription factor TRAB1-like, with the translated sequence MNFRNFGVGDNHPTWDAMHGKTPANNNVTSTTLLRQPSTIYSLTFDEFQSTMGGIGKDFGSMNMDELLKNIWTAEETQAMVFSAVAAAGGVEGHNNNSNNNPINCSGLQRQGSLTLPRTLSQKTVEEVWRDLIKESGGEANDGGSGGNGGSSNPQMQATLGEMTLEEFLVRAGVVREDVPQQQQNGKPNDNGWFGDFPRPNNNNTSLLLGFQQPNRSNGNGNLGENTNLVSKQQPPPLSLNSNHSQRQAQHQHQHQQHPPPLFPKPANVTFAGAPTHLLNNAHQHASPGRRGGLIGVAAEHSMNVGMVGLATANVTASPSSKISPDVITRSNNNVDNSPISPHYVINRGRKFSAIEKVVERRQRRMIKNRESAARSRARKQAYTFELEAEVAKLKELNRELQRKQEEIMEMKKNKDLDPACRPRISKIQCLRRTLTGPW